In Bacteroidota bacterium, the following proteins share a genomic window:
- a CDS encoding class I SAM-dependent methyltransferase — protein sequence MDGNHTQSFEKVSLTAVFVAYWRQYTDIQFAQDVADLIRANEKVEHFLRSHQITRKEVRWYAPLFEIRHKSIQEAIRLKGMTQVLEVASGLSFRGLSMAQHPGMKYVETDLKDLTNEKRAIVDALKKKYSLTVDGNFSLAAANALNAAELQLAADFFDSRKQTAVVTEGLLMYLTTSEMEIVARNIKAVLEKSGGIWITPDFSLKENYDDVSPQRLQVRDAIAELTGRQLHKNIFDSRDHLASFLGGIGLRAEALRQTDLVSRIVSLSALKLPARFLEKVKPKLNLWIISLS from the coding sequence ATGGACGGCAATCACACGCAGAGCTTCGAGAAGGTCAGCCTGACCGCAGTTTTTGTTGCATACTGGCGACAGTACACCGATATCCAATTTGCACAGGACGTTGCTGACCTCATTCGGGCTAACGAGAAGGTGGAACATTTCCTCCGCAGTCACCAGATAACCCGCAAGGAAGTACGGTGGTATGCCCCCCTTTTTGAGATCAGACACAAAAGCATTCAGGAAGCCATTCGTCTTAAAGGGATGACGCAGGTCCTTGAAGTGGCAAGCGGCCTTTCTTTCCGGGGTCTTTCCATGGCGCAGCATCCCGGGATGAAGTACGTCGAAACAGACCTCAAAGACCTGACGAACGAGAAGCGCGCCATCGTCGATGCTTTGAAGAAAAAATATTCGCTGACGGTCGACGGCAATTTCAGCCTTGCCGCGGCGAACGCACTGAACGCTGCTGAGCTTCAGTTGGCAGCCGATTTCTTCGATTCCAGGAAACAAACCGCCGTCGTCACGGAGGGACTGTTGATGTACCTGACCACCTCCGAAATGGAGATTGTCGCGAGGAACATTAAGGCGGTATTGGAAAAATCGGGGGGAATCTGGATCACGCCGGATTTTTCGTTGAAAGAAAATTACGATGACGTATCGCCGCAGCGATTGCAGGTCAGAGACGCGATCGCGGAACTGACGGGACGGCAGCTTCACAAGAATATCTTTGACAGCAGAGACCACCTGGCCTCGTTCCTTGGCGGGATAGGACTGCGCGCAGAGGCGCTCCGCCAGACGGATCTGGTGTCGCGCATTGTCTCCCTCAGCGCTCTAAAACTCCCGGCTCGTTTTCTGGAGAAGGTGAAACCAAAATTAAACCTGTGGATCATCTCTTTATCCTGA
- a CDS encoding metalloregulator ArsR/SmtB family transcription factor — translation MTDLCKEINEFGKGIGNKSRYRILEALLKGPKTVGGLVEIVDLSQPAVSQHLKTLRGSGLVVDERHGQEVLYSVDTKHLLGLLKSLSDQVKKKKKRL, via the coding sequence ATGACAGACCTGTGCAAGGAAATCAATGAATTCGGTAAGGGGATAGGGAATAAGAGCCGCTATCGCATCCTCGAGGCGCTCCTCAAGGGGCCGAAGACCGTCGGCGGTTTGGTCGAGATCGTGGATCTTTCCCAGCCCGCAGTGTCGCAGCATCTGAAGACGCTCCGGGGGAGCGGCCTGGTCGTTGACGAACGGCACGGTCAGGAGGTCCTGTATTCGGTGGACACAAAGCACCTTCTTGGTTTGTTGAAGAGCCTCTCCGATCAGGTGAAGAAGAAAAAGAAGCGTCTCTGA
- a CDS encoding NAD(P)H-dependent oxidoreductase, with translation MDSRTTIHVIIGSTRPNRFSEKIGRYVFDELRKRQDVQAELIDLRDWPLPFFDETISPASNKGVYANALGKKWASKVGEADGYIMVTPEYNHGYSAVLKNAIDWVFGEWNNKPAGFVGYGNAGGARAIEQLRQVVIELHMYPIRGALHVPGEVYMAVRNEQAPVNPDLFKPLREGMRGDRVAAFFNELIGAAKMMSQQK, from the coding sequence ATGGATAGCAGAACGACAATACATGTTATCATCGGCAGCACCCGCCCGAACCGCTTCAGCGAAAAGATCGGCCGCTATGTTTTCGATGAACTGAGGAAAAGGCAAGACGTGCAGGCAGAACTCATCGATCTCCGCGATTGGCCGCTGCCGTTCTTCGACGAAACGATCTCGCCTGCTTCGAATAAAGGAGTGTATGCCAACGCGCTCGGAAAGAAATGGGCCTCAAAGGTCGGCGAGGCGGACGGATACATCATGGTCACGCCGGAATACAATCATGGCTATTCCGCCGTTCTCAAAAACGCGATCGATTGGGTGTTCGGCGAGTGGAACAACAAACCGGCAGGCTTCGTGGGGTACGGAAATGCCGGGGGGGCACGCGCGATCGAGCAATTGCGTCAGGTCGTGATCGAACTTCACATGTATCCGATTCGGGGCGCCCTTCATGTTCCCGGAGAAGTGTATATGGCAGTGAGAAATGAGCAGGCGCCCGTGAATCCAGACCTTTTCAAACCATTAAGGGAAGGGATGCGCGGAGACCGGGTCGCGGCGTTTTTTAATGAATTGATCGGAGCCGCAAAAATGATGTCGCAGCAAAAATGA
- a CDS encoding TolC family protein — protein sequence MNYTYGRQIRKERWGILSVGAAATLMLATAVLQGQTHSALDSLAGKVTLQSCVHYALTHQPSVEKSLMDEEITEKQIDSKLADWFPQVNFSYNIIHNPQLPTSIIQGSPPLKVGLTNTSTGEFSLSQTIFNRDVLLASSSAGDVRRRASEQTVMNKIDVVANVSKAFYAVLVTQEEIALLDEDVLRLERSYQDAYDQYKEGVADKTDYKRATILLNNARAERRQTAEFLKARYAFLKEQMGYPPASELTLAYNSGQMEREALLDTNQTVKLENRIEYQTLLTQKRLQEDDLDYYEWSFLPAVSLFGAYSFNYQNTGYSQLYNLDYPSSFVGLQLSFPIFQGGKRLQEIKQAKLELERFDYDFTALKNAVNTEFVNAIANYKSDLNNYRVLKENLDVAKDVYETIQLQYKAGTKTYLEVISAETDLRAAQVNRTNALYQVLSSKLDVLKALGSLQYQ from the coding sequence ATGAATTATACCTACGGTCGTCAAATAAGAAAAGAACGTTGGGGCATATTGTCGGTCGGCGCAGCGGCAACACTCATGCTCGCGACCGCCGTTCTTCAAGGCCAAACCCATAGCGCGTTGGATTCGCTGGCAGGCAAAGTCACACTGCAGAGCTGCGTCCATTATGCGCTGACGCATCAGCCCTCGGTCGAAAAATCTTTGATGGATGAGGAGATCACGGAAAAGCAGATCGACAGCAAGCTCGCCGATTGGTTTCCGCAGGTGAATTTCAGCTATAACATCATTCACAATCCGCAGCTGCCGACGTCGATCATTCAGGGCTCGCCCCCGTTGAAAGTAGGATTGACGAATACATCGACCGGCGAGTTTTCTCTCTCTCAGACCATTTTTAATAGAGACGTTCTGCTCGCGAGCAGCAGTGCCGGCGACGTCCGGCGCCGGGCATCAGAACAAACGGTCATGAATAAAATCGACGTGGTGGCCAACGTCAGCAAAGCGTTCTATGCAGTGCTCGTCACTCAGGAAGAGATCGCCCTGCTTGATGAAGATGTTCTCCGTCTCGAGCGGAGCTATCAGGACGCGTATGACCAGTACAAGGAAGGCGTTGCCGACAAGACCGACTACAAGCGGGCGACGATCCTGCTCAACAACGCGAGAGCGGAACGGCGGCAGACAGCGGAGTTTCTGAAAGCGCGGTACGCTTTCCTGAAGGAACAAATGGGGTATCCCCCCGCGTCCGAATTGACGCTGGCATACAACAGCGGACAGATGGAACGGGAAGCGCTCCTCGATACGAACCAGACCGTCAAACTTGAGAATAGAATTGAGTACCAAACGCTGCTGACACAGAAACGTCTTCAGGAGGACGACCTCGACTACTACGAATGGAGCTTCCTTCCCGCGGTGTCGTTGTTCGGCGCCTACAGCTTCAATTATCAAAACACCGGATATTCGCAGCTTTACAACCTTGACTATCCAAGTTCGTTCGTCGGCCTGCAGCTCTCATTTCCCATCTTTCAGGGGGGGAAAAGACTCCAGGAGATCAAGCAAGCGAAATTGGAGCTCGAACGTTTTGATTATGATTTCACCGCGCTCAAGAATGCCGTCAACACGGAATTTGTCAATGCGATAGCCAACTACAAAAGCGACCTGAACAATTACCGCGTATTAAAAGAGAATCTTGACGTTGCAAAAGATGTCTATGAGACCATTCAGCTCCAGTACAAGGCTGGCACGAAAACTTATCTCGAAGTTATTTCTGCGGAGACCGACCTTCGCGCCGCGCAAGTCAACCGGACGAACGCGTTGTATCAGGTGCTCAGCAGCAAGCTGGACGTCCTGAAAGCACTCGGTTCTCTTCAATATCAATAA
- a CDS encoding efflux RND transporter periplasmic adaptor subunit, with translation MNSKISQFFVNTIMRLPVLAIITSLLLSACGGNKGGGQKGPPPVQVAAYEAKLGAASYYDEYPATVTAINQVEVRSEVSGYVTDIYFKDGQHISKGMKLYAIDQQQYKAAYDQATANLNAARAVLAKAQQDADRYRDLAKRDAVARQTLDHAQADLQSAKMQVASLEANVKNVETNLRYSVIVAPFDGTIGISLVKLGSSVVAGQTLLNTLSSDDPMAVDCAVDEKQISRFTHLLQAGDSLKDSTFTIVLPDQSIYPFVGKLSFLDRSVDPQTGTIRIRVIFPNPQNTLRAGLTCNLRVKAYSSAQSMLIPYAAVVEQMGEYFVYVVSDNKASQRRVSLGNSINNMVIVKDGLQVGEQVVTEGVQKLRDNTPVAVGPASIK, from the coding sequence ATGAACTCAAAAATTTCTCAATTTTTCGTGAACACTATTATGCGCTTGCCGGTGTTAGCAATCATCACCTCCCTTCTCCTTTCCGCGTGCGGCGGCAATAAAGGAGGAGGGCAAAAGGGACCTCCCCCCGTCCAGGTGGCCGCATACGAAGCGAAGTTAGGGGCCGCCTCATATTATGACGAATATCCGGCGACCGTGACGGCGATTAATCAGGTCGAGGTGCGGTCCGAGGTTTCGGGCTATGTGACGGACATCTATTTTAAGGACGGACAACACATCAGCAAGGGAATGAAATTGTATGCCATCGATCAGCAGCAGTACAAAGCGGCATACGACCAGGCGACCGCCAACCTGAACGCAGCGCGGGCGGTTCTTGCAAAGGCCCAGCAGGATGCGGACAGGTACCGGGACCTCGCAAAGCGGGATGCGGTCGCACGGCAGACATTGGATCATGCGCAGGCCGATCTGCAGTCCGCAAAAATGCAGGTTGCGTCGCTCGAGGCCAACGTCAAAAATGTGGAGACCAATCTTCGCTATTCCGTTATCGTTGCTCCGTTTGACGGAACGATAGGCATCTCGCTGGTGAAACTCGGTTCGTCCGTCGTCGCGGGCCAGACACTATTGAATACTCTTTCGTCCGACGATCCGATGGCGGTCGATTGTGCCGTCGATGAAAAGCAGATCAGCCGGTTCACTCATCTGCTGCAGGCGGGGGACAGCTTGAAGGATTCCACGTTCACCATCGTTCTTCCGGATCAGAGCATTTATCCGTTCGTGGGAAAGCTGAGTTTCCTTGACCGGTCGGTCGATCCGCAGACCGGGACGATCCGCATCCGGGTAATTTTTCCAAATCCTCAAAACACCCTTCGGGCGGGCCTGACCTGTAATCTCCGCGTGAAGGCATACAGCTCCGCCCAGAGCATGCTGATTCCTTATGCGGCCGTCGTCGAACAGATGGGAGAATATTTTGTTTATGTCGTCAGTGATAACAAAGCCTCCCAGCGAAGGGTCTCTTTAGGCAATAGCATCAATAATATGGTGATCGTCAAGGACGGTCTGCAGGTGGGCGAACAGGTGGTGACGGAAGGGGTGCAGAAATTGCGGGATAACACTCCGGTCGCGGTTGGTCCTGCTTCAATAAAATGA
- a CDS encoding multidrug efflux RND transporter permease subunit, which yields MIADLFIKRPVTAIVISIVIVLNGILAISKLAISQYPDITPPTVQISGIYNGADAQTVEQTVTTPIESQVNGTPGMAYMQGNSTSDGRSTINVTLNVGTDPNIAALDIQNRVGIATPQLPDDVKRLGLTTRKRNPSILLLVAIFSPNGTHGVTFLDNYTNIFIRDALLRVNGVGDVFTRADDFSMRIWLEPDKLAQVGLTANDVVNALAEQNVQIAAGSVGAPPQSSSQAFEYSVFTNSRLTTEEQFREIIVRANPRMGAVVHLKDVARVQLGKFSYSSNSFVDGKRASYLLVYQAPGSNALEVANGIYATMDELKKSFPKDVDYVVPFESVSVVKVSINEVVWTLVEALGLVVLVVFLFLQSWRATLIPVLAIPVSIIGTFAFFLPLGFTINTLTMFGFVLAIGIVVDDAIIVVEAVQHYIDHEKMTAKEATHSAMKDISGPVVAIALILAAVFVPVGFIPGIVGRLYQQFAITIAISVLISAFIALSLTPALCSLFLKPTVVGANSKGLNGLFFRFNAWFERTTHSYSLGVKRCIEKAPVVIIFLICLYAGTAILFKNKPTGFIPTEDEGRLYITFELPEASSTTRSLDVLNSMMGILQSTPGIAHFAALGGLNVVTFATKSNSGTVFAQLKPWDERTDKSLQLSALIATLQQKLSSIKSANVVVISPPAIPGLGATGGFTFELEQHESTDNIKQFENVVQTFVAEANKRPELSRVFSFFTARTPGFQLDVDRDQCKKLGISIADVYSTIQTYLGSRYVNDFSIYGRNFHVVAQADTIYRADIQNLSKYYVKNSEGNMIPLSTLTTYKLTESAPMISHYNLFRTAEINGSAAPGYSSGEAIEALREVAAKVLPSDYGYEFSGLSREEINAGSSTITIFATSMLFVFLFLTALYESWSVPFAVILAVPIGAFGAILTLFLIPRLSNNVYAQIGLVTLIGLAAKNAILIVEFAKERVDRGMPMVDATIEAVKLRLRPILMTSLAFIFGVSPLAFAEGAGAQARATIGWTVLGGMLSATTLAIFIVPVLFITITKIAYSKEKLEELRLKGLEASGKIPGEDL from the coding sequence ATGATTGCAGATCTTTTTATCAAGCGTCCGGTAACGGCAATTGTCATATCGATCGTCATTGTGTTGAACGGCATCCTGGCGATCTCCAAATTGGCGATCAGCCAGTATCCTGACATCACCCCTCCAACGGTACAGATCTCGGGAATCTACAACGGCGCCGACGCGCAGACCGTCGAGCAGACCGTCACGACGCCGATCGAATCGCAAGTGAACGGCACCCCCGGCATGGCCTATATGCAGGGGAACAGCACGAGCGACGGCCGGAGCACGATCAATGTGACGCTGAACGTCGGAACGGACCCGAATATCGCGGCGCTCGACATTCAAAACAGAGTCGGGATCGCGACGCCTCAATTGCCCGACGACGTCAAGCGTCTCGGATTAACGACGAGAAAACGGAACCCAAGCATTCTTCTTCTGGTCGCCATTTTTTCTCCGAACGGCACGCACGGCGTGACCTTCCTCGACAACTACACGAATATTTTCATCAGGGACGCGCTCCTGCGCGTGAACGGGGTCGGCGATGTCTTCACTCGCGCCGATGATTTCAGCATGCGCATCTGGCTGGAGCCCGATAAACTGGCACAGGTCGGCCTGACCGCGAACGATGTCGTCAACGCGCTGGCAGAGCAGAATGTGCAGATCGCCGCCGGTTCCGTCGGAGCCCCGCCGCAGTCGTCCAGCCAGGCGTTCGAGTACTCCGTCTTCACAAACAGCCGGCTCACGACCGAAGAGCAGTTTCGGGAGATCATCGTTCGGGCCAACCCGCGTATGGGGGCGGTCGTTCATCTGAAGGACGTTGCGCGCGTTCAGCTGGGAAAGTTCAGCTACTCGAGCAATTCGTTCGTGGACGGCAAGCGCGCTTCCTATCTCCTCGTGTATCAGGCGCCGGGGAGCAACGCCCTCGAGGTCGCCAACGGCATCTATGCCACCATGGACGAATTGAAAAAGTCCTTTCCGAAGGATGTCGATTACGTTGTTCCGTTTGAATCCGTCTCCGTCGTTAAAGTGTCGATCAACGAAGTGGTATGGACGCTGGTCGAAGCGCTCGGTCTCGTCGTTCTTGTCGTTTTTCTTTTTCTCCAAAGCTGGCGCGCGACGCTCATTCCCGTGCTGGCGATCCCCGTGTCGATCATCGGCACCTTTGCGTTCTTTCTTCCGCTCGGATTTACCATCAACACGCTGACGATGTTCGGGTTCGTGCTCGCGATCGGCATCGTCGTCGACGACGCCATCATCGTCGTCGAGGCTGTTCAGCACTACATCGACCACGAGAAGATGACGGCCAAGGAGGCCACCCACAGTGCGATGAAGGATATTTCGGGACCCGTTGTGGCGATCGCATTGATCCTCGCGGCCGTTTTTGTTCCGGTCGGGTTCATCCCCGGGATCGTGGGGCGGCTCTATCAGCAGTTTGCCATCACGATCGCGATCTCGGTGTTGATTTCCGCGTTCATCGCCCTCTCTCTCACTCCGGCATTGTGCTCCCTCTTCCTGAAACCCACGGTGGTGGGGGCAAATTCGAAGGGGCTCAACGGATTATTTTTCAGGTTCAATGCCTGGTTTGAAAGGACGACGCATTCTTACTCCCTGGGCGTCAAGCGGTGCATCGAGAAGGCCCCCGTTGTTATCATTTTCTTGATCTGTCTTTATGCAGGAACGGCGATCCTCTTCAAGAACAAGCCGACCGGATTTATCCCGACGGAAGACGAAGGCCGCCTGTACATCACGTTTGAATTGCCCGAAGCGTCGTCCACCACGAGAAGCCTTGACGTGCTGAACAGCATGATGGGCATTCTTCAGTCGACGCCGGGCATTGCGCATTTTGCTGCGTTGGGCGGTCTGAACGTGGTCACCTTCGCGACCAAATCGAACAGCGGCACGGTGTTCGCTCAGTTGAAGCCGTGGGATGAGAGGACGGATAAATCGCTGCAGCTCAGCGCCCTGATCGCCACTCTGCAGCAGAAGCTTTCGTCGATCAAGAGCGCCAACGTCGTTGTGATCTCGCCGCCGGCTATTCCAGGACTGGGGGCGACCGGCGGGTTCACGTTCGAGCTCGAGCAGCACGAGAGTACGGACAACATCAAGCAATTCGAGAATGTCGTGCAGACATTCGTCGCCGAGGCGAACAAGCGCCCGGAACTCAGCCGCGTGTTTTCGTTCTTTACGGCCCGTACGCCCGGCTTCCAATTGGATGTGGACAGGGATCAATGCAAAAAACTCGGCATTTCGATCGCCGACGTGTATTCCACGATCCAGACATACCTCGGCAGCCGTTATGTGAACGACTTTTCAATCTACGGACGCAATTTTCACGTCGTGGCACAGGCAGACACGATCTACCGCGCGGACATTCAGAACTTGTCGAAATACTATGTGAAGAATTCCGAGGGGAATATGATCCCGCTGAGCACGCTGACGACCTACAAGCTCACCGAAAGCGCCCCCATGATCTCTCACTATAATCTCTTCCGCACGGCGGAGATCAATGGCTCGGCGGCTCCGGGGTACAGCAGCGGCGAGGCGATCGAAGCGCTACGGGAAGTTGCGGCCAAAGTTCTCCCATCCGATTACGGCTATGAATTTTCCGGATTGTCGCGGGAAGAGATCAACGCCGGAAGCAGCACGATAACGATCTTTGCGACGTCGATGCTGTTCGTCTTTCTTTTCCTGACTGCGCTGTACGAAAGCTGGTCGGTTCCGTTCGCCGTCATTCTGGCCGTTCCCATCGGAGCGTTTGGTGCGATCCTCACTCTCTTCTTGATTCCGCGATTGAGCAACAACGTGTACGCACAGATCGGCCTCGTCACCCTGATCGGTCTTGCCGCCAAAAATGCGATCCTGATCGTAGAATTTGCCAAAGAGCGCGTTGACAGGGGAATGCCGATGGTGGATGCAACGATCGAGGCCGTGAAGCTGCGTTTGCGTCCGATTCTCATGACCTCGCTGGCGTTCATCTTCGGCGTCTCGCCGCTGGCGTTTGCGGAAGGGGCCGGAGCTCAGGCGAGAGCGACGATAGGATGGACGGTCCTCGGCGGAATGCTTTCAGCCACGACGCTTGCTATTTTCATCGTGCCGGTGTTGTTCATTACGATCACCAAGATCGCTTACAGCAAGGAAAAGCTGGAAGAATTGCGTCTGAAAGGGTTGGAAGCGTCTGGAAAGATACCGGGCGAAGACCTCTGA
- a CDS encoding M1 family aminopeptidase: MGIFHQTSIGQFSSLQHPEQESKTNFAFEESSFQQRLLSSAASNWFDVSYYGLNLDIATSPSYLKGDVTIAGVCRQGNTQTLTLDLMNTMRIDSVHVNGQPCSFAQSVSSFDITLDHTYQSGDLISAEIFYEGVPVPTGFGSFEFDSHSGVPWVYSLSEPYGAQDWWPCKNTQSDKADSADIVITCDSSFKAASQGILLSTVNQNNGKTTYHWKTHYPIASYLISVALTNYTQFSEWFRYSATDSMEVRNYVLPEDYAAAAAVLPHAVGALGIYSNLFGTYPFIKEKYGQAQFARGGMEHQTMTSIGTFDEKIVVHELAHQWFGDKITAKTWSDLWLHEGFAVYCTALYLEKTYGVQSYTDYINLQISSAMSAEGEVGNPDTSSAQSLFNYDLIYGKGACVLHMLRHVLGDSVFFASIRAYANQPSLQYSNATTQDLEAACEKVSGKNLSYFFQEWIYGERYPIYQYSWDWNSSNDSSFLTITLAQAPVRTNPAIFTMPVDIRISSPGKDTVVSLFNNVQNQTFTLPFPVRPSSVVLDPDGWIVKLAYPASDFAPASYLLEQNYPNPFNAGTTIKYQLAHAGYVTLKIYDVLGREIATLVSEQQIPGTYQYPWTGQNFASGVYFYRLTAGDVRLQKKMILLK; this comes from the coding sequence ATGGGCATTTTTCACCAGACGTCGATCGGCCAATTTTCATCGTTGCAGCATCCCGAGCAAGAGTCAAAGACCAATTTCGCCTTCGAGGAATCTTCCTTTCAACAGCGGCTTCTGTCGTCCGCAGCAAGCAATTGGTTCGACGTATCATACTACGGCCTGAACCTTGACATTGCAACAAGTCCGTCGTATTTGAAAGGAGACGTTACGATCGCCGGCGTCTGCCGGCAAGGCAATACGCAGACTCTCACCCTCGATCTGATGAACACCATGCGGATCGATTCGGTTCACGTCAACGGTCAGCCGTGCTCCTTCGCGCAATCCGTCAGTTCGTTCGACATCACCTTGGACCACACATATCAATCGGGGGATCTGATCTCCGCTGAGATCTTTTACGAGGGGGTCCCCGTCCCTACCGGTTTCGGGAGCTTTGAGTTCGATTCACATTCCGGAGTGCCGTGGGTCTACTCCCTGAGCGAACCGTACGGAGCGCAGGATTGGTGGCCGTGTAAAAACACACAAAGCGATAAAGCAGATTCAGCGGACATCGTCATCACGTGCGATTCGTCATTCAAGGCTGCGTCCCAAGGAATTCTGCTCTCGACCGTAAATCAGAATAACGGAAAGACGACGTACCATTGGAAGACCCATTATCCGATAGCTTCATACCTGATCTCGGTGGCCCTTACGAACTATACTCAATTTTCCGAATGGTTCCGCTACTCGGCAACAGACTCGATGGAAGTGCGCAACTATGTGCTTCCCGAGGACTACGCCGCAGCTGCGGCGGTTCTCCCCCATGCGGTCGGCGCACTGGGAATTTATTCAAACCTTTTCGGTACATACCCGTTCATCAAGGAAAAATACGGCCAAGCCCAATTTGCGAGAGGCGGCATGGAACACCAGACGATGACCTCCATCGGAACGTTCGATGAGAAGATCGTCGTGCACGAACTTGCCCATCAGTGGTTCGGAGACAAGATCACAGCGAAGACCTGGTCCGACCTTTGGCTGCACGAAGGCTTCGCCGTCTATTGCACGGCGCTTTATCTGGAAAAAACGTACGGAGTCCAGTCGTACACGGACTACATCAATCTTCAGATCAGCTCTGCGATGTCCGCGGAAGGTGAAGTCGGCAACCCGGACACCTCATCCGCGCAATCTCTTTTTAACTACGACCTCATCTACGGAAAGGGGGCGTGCGTGCTGCATATGCTCCGGCATGTGCTGGGAGACAGTGTATTCTTTGCTTCCATTCGCGCGTACGCAAACCAGCCTTCGCTTCAATACTCAAACGCCACAACACAGGATCTTGAAGCTGCGTGTGAAAAAGTTTCGGGGAAGAACCTGAGCTACTTTTTCCAGGAATGGATTTACGGGGAGCGCTATCCGATCTATCAATATTCATGGGACTGGAATTCTTCGAACGATTCTTCCTTCCTGACGATCACCCTGGCACAAGCCCCGGTGCGGACAAACCCTGCCATCTTCACGATGCCGGTCGATATCCGCATTTCTTCCCCGGGGAAAGATACCGTTGTCAGCCTCTTCAACAACGTCCAGAATCAAACATTCACGCTGCCGTTCCCCGTGAGGCCGTCCTCAGTGGTCCTTGATCCTGACGGATGGATCGTCAAGTTGGCGTATCCCGCGTCCGATTTCGCCCCTGCCAGCTACCTGCTGGAACAGAATTATCCCAACCCGTTCAACGCCGGCACCACCATCAAATACCAGCTCGCCCATGCGGGGTACGTCACGCTCAAGATCTATGATGTTCTTGGAAGGGAAATAGCGACGCTCGTGAGCGAACAGCAGATCCCGGGGACATATCAATATCCATGGACCGGCCAGAATTTCGCCAGCGGGGTCTATTTTTATCGATTGACCGCCGGCGATGTTCGTCTCCAGAAAAAAATGATCCTGCTGAAATAA
- a CDS encoding DEAD/DEAH box helicase, with the protein MEGKKRFHDFQLPNEVLHAIYDLKFQYCTPVQAEVLSKSLAGEDVTAQAQTGTGKTAAFLITIFSHVLNHPIEGKRPLGTPRALILAPTRELVMQIHKDARDLGTYVACRTLPLFGGIDYVKQQKQLHEAPCDVLICTPGRLIDFKKKKLVDLSKVEILVLDEADRMLDMGFIPAVRSIVLSTPPKAERQTMFFSATISSDVKRLAESWTRQAFQVTVMPEEVAVTSVEQITYITTREEKPTLLFNLIMQKNLERVLIFANRRDEARRLKDQLEAYGISCALLSGDVDQKQRISRLERFREGNIRVLVATDVASRGIHVEAISHVINYNLPLDVEEYVHRIGRTGRAGATGTSINFADEEDSHELPKLEEFLGKKIECVFPEEHLLVPIPEKYPRHSPIHRERKESHQHRPRPRRRR; encoded by the coding sequence ATGGAAGGGAAAAAACGATTCCATGATTTTCAGCTTCCGAACGAAGTTCTCCACGCCATCTATGATCTGAAATTTCAATACTGTACTCCGGTGCAGGCGGAAGTGCTCTCTAAATCGCTTGCTGGAGAAGACGTTACCGCTCAGGCGCAAACAGGTACCGGAAAAACTGCCGCTTTCTTAATCACCATTTTTTCCCACGTACTCAACCATCCGATCGAAGGGAAAAGACCGCTCGGGACACCGCGGGCGCTCATCCTCGCTCCGACCAGGGAGCTCGTGATGCAGATCCATAAAGATGCCCGGGATCTTGGAACGTATGTGGCATGCAGGACGCTCCCGCTGTTCGGCGGGATCGATTACGTAAAGCAGCAAAAGCAGCTGCACGAAGCGCCGTGCGATGTGCTCATCTGCACGCCGGGGCGCTTGATCGACTTCAAGAAAAAGAAGCTCGTCGACCTGAGCAAGGTTGAAATTCTGGTTCTCGACGAGGCCGACCGGATGCTCGATATGGGTTTTATTCCGGCCGTGAGGTCGATCGTCCTGAGCACTCCGCCGAAGGCCGAACGCCAGACGATGTTTTTTTCCGCCACGATCTCTTCGGACGTGAAACGGCTGGCTGAATCGTGGACCCGGCAGGCGTTTCAGGTGACGGTGATGCCGGAAGAGGTCGCAGTGACGAGCGTCGAGCAGATCACGTATATCACCACGCGCGAGGAAAAGCCCACCCTCCTGTTTAACCTGATCATGCAAAAAAATCTTGAGCGGGTGCTGATTTTTGCGAACCGGCGTGATGAGGCGCGGCGCCTGAAGGACCAGCTGGAGGCGTACGGCATCAGCTGCGCGCTTCTTTCGGGGGATGTCGACCAGAAGCAGAGGATCAGCCGGCTGGAGAGATTTCGCGAAGGGAATATCCGCGTTCTTGTTGCCACCGACGTCGCATCGCGCGGCATCCATGTCGAAGCAATTTCGCACGTCATCAATTACAATCTCCCGCTCGACGTCGAAGAATATGTTCACCGCATCGGACGGACAGGACGCGCGGGAGCGACGGGTACGTCGATCAACTTTGCGGACGAAGAGGACTCGCATGAGCTGCCGAAATTGGAAGAGTTCCTCGGCAAGAAGATCGAATGTGTATTCCCGGAAGAACATCTTCTGGTGCCGATCCCCGAAAAATATCCGCGGCACAGTCCTATCCATCGCGAACGGAAGGAATCTCATCAGCACCGACCCCGACCCCGCCGAAGGCGATAA